The window CTCGTCCTCGGGGATGACGCGGATGGTGCAGTCGGAGCGCGGGTAGGCGGCGCAGAGCAGCGCGTAGCCCTGCGCCACCACGTCGTCGCTGAGCATGCCGTCGCTCTGGTCCACCTTGCCGGACACCAGCCGCGCCGGGCAGGTCATGCACACCCCGAGCTTGCAGTCGTGCGGCACGTCCAGCCCCTCCTCCAGCGCCCGCTCCAGGATGTTCTCGTCCTCCTCCATCTCCACCACCCGCGACTCGCCGCCGTGCTCGATCGTCACCCGGTGCGCCCGCGGCGCCGCCGCCGTCAGCCGCACTTGCGGATGCTGACGGCCGAGCAGGATGGCGGCGCTGTGGCCGAGATGGAGGCGGGGGGAGGAGATGGGGGTGGCGAGGTGGAGCAGCGAAGCGGCGGCCATGGCGTGCCCGGCTCGGCGTTTGTGTGCGGTGCGCGGGGCAGGGCAGGTGGTGTGCTAGCTAGAGGATAAGGCGCTGTGCTGCTCTGCTGTGTTGTCTCGCTTTGCCTTGGTGTAATCACGGCCGCTCATTTACTTCCTCGATCCATTCTTACCCGCTAGATCCGCCTCATGGGAAATACATACATTTTATGTACCGAACTGCCTCCCCCCATGTCAGCCCCCCTTAATACCGCCGGGCGCCTCAAACCCCCGGGGCGGACGGCCCGGTCACAAAAATACAATCCAGACGGGCCTCAAACGTCTGGTCTGACAGGTATCCCTCGTCATTCAACCAAAATATAGGATGTCCGGGCGCGTCTGTCACGTCGGACTGACAATGAAATTTCACACGAAATCGTTCGGAATTCTGGTGGTTCAACAGGCGTCTCCTTCGGTGGGGGTGTGAACGTCGCGTGGCGCCGCTCCAGCTCATCGCCCAAGCCGCTATTTAAGCCAGCTGGCGTCCCCCAACCCTAGCCACATCCACCTCCCCCCTCTCCGCGCCGTCAGCCAGAGCCCATCTACCACCTCTCTCCTGCTCTGCCGCTCTTCCCACGCCCTCCGGCTTCGCCATGGTTTGACAAAGGAAGACCACCTATGCTATGCTCACGCCGGAGCACCAGTTCTAGATTGAGCAGGGGATCCGGGTGATCCGTGCCGCATGTATCGCGGCCGACTTGCCTCTGGACTCGCCGAagcaagaggatgaggaggaggaggaggaggaggtggcttcGATGGGGGTGGCGGATGCGGAGGAGGTCGGCAGTCGAAGGAGGGGGAACTGGCGTCGCGTCCGGCTCCGGGCTTCAACATGTAGGATGCGAAGGCAGAGTTCGTGGTCGCCCAAGCGGCCGAGAtggcggagcagcaggccatcATGGAGTCCATCCATCATGAGGCCTATGTGGAAGCCAACCGGCAGGAATGGGCGGCGACCGACACGCTCTTCGATGAGGTCGACGAGGAGATGGATGCGGAGGTCGGCGCGGAGGAACTGGAGGAGCCGGAGCTGCGGCTGCCTCTCATGTACCCGAAGTCGGGCACGGAGATAATGGACATCTCCGACGAGGATTAGGGCAATATAGGTTACTTGATCTACGTAGTACATGGATTTCATTATTTGCATGCTTTTGTGTGGATTTAAGGTTTCTAGTATGAGATACCTGATGCAGAGACGCACATTTGAGGCGTGACCGGTCACTATCCGTGAAAAAGGTAAGAAATGTATGTTAGTATAAAATATATATTTTACTTCACGAAAAATTACAAACATAAATATATAGCACAAAATATACTCATAAATGTAAATTTTGTGGTTTCCCAATTCACATCTTACTGTTCTTGTACCAATTTTGGTATAGTAAATCAATATAAACGTAATTATTCGTATACCAAACATAATTTCTAAATGATACGACTTAAGAAAATCTCGGGTGTCAAATAGCTTATTCTACACCCTAGGCGATGAATGGCATTACTATTAATGTACTTGCTGTTACTCTTTTGAACCAACACTCATTTTCATACCACTCAAATAATTTATCCATAGGATAAACATGTATCCGCTTCATATCCAACAATGTGAAACTAAAATAAAAATACCCGATTCACGCGCTGTTCTCATTTCAAAGCATCCAGGTGCACAAGTCAGCTCTCGTGGCTGAATGTTCTTGATCGAGATCCCGTCACTGTTCCCTCGGTGCAAGTTTGCTTCTCTAGCGTCGGCTGTCAATAACAAAGTGGCCAACGAGAGCTCTACTCCAAGAAAAGTAGTGAGCTCGCTCCTTGGCTGTCACCGATGGAGCCAAGCTCTGCTACGGCTAGTCTTGCCCCCAAGTCGCTGCCACGCCTTCTTGCGCCAACACCGACCGGGTTCGTCCGATTCCGAGCTCAATGGACCCATGAGCACTCTGACCCGACCTTTCGCCGGAAGATGGAGGAACCGGCCGCCCCTTTTCAGGTCGGCATGCCCGGTAGGCGGTAGCAAGACAGGGACACGGACGACTCGCAACCTTACCTTACCTAGCCGCGCGGATACTCTCGCCGTCTTGCATGCGTTGAAGAATCAAAACTCAATCAGCTGTTGCACACCGTGTTGCCGGCATCTATCCCAGCCACTTTGTTGTCACTCTGGCCGAGGCACTGGCATTATGT is drawn from Triticum dicoccoides isolate Atlit2015 ecotype Zavitan chromosome 4A, WEW_v2.0, whole genome shotgun sequence and contains these coding sequences:
- the LOC119287133 gene encoding ferredoxin C 1, chloroplastic-like; its protein translation is MAAASLLHLATPISSPRLHLGHSAAILLGRQHPQVRLTAAAPRAHRVTIEHGGESRVVEMEEDENILERALEEGLDVPHDCKLGVCMTCPARLVSGKVDQSDGMLSDDVVAQGYALLCAAYPRSDCTIRVIPEDELLQVQLATAND